The following are from one region of the Lodderomyces elongisporus chromosome 7, complete sequence genome:
- the PMT1 gene encoding Dolichyl-phosphate-mannose--protein mannosyltransferase 1 (CAZy:GT39): MDTPIFKEGVVREYLVTDTTPIIVKKRSFAKQDLIFLAPLVVIGLIVRLYHLSNPDSVVFDEVHFGGFARKYILGTFFMDVHPPLAKMLFASIASIGGFNGDFEFKSIGDKFPDTTPYVFMRQFPALLGVGTVVLCYLTLRQSGVRPIIAFITAFLLLIENSNVTISRYILLDSPLLFFIAASIYAFKKFQVQVPFSIGWFKALVSTGIALGLALSSKWVGLFTLAWVGILCIYQLWFIIGDLSVSAKKIWAHFFLRGFALLGIPIVLYLGFFAIHFQLLSKEGDGGAFMSSAFRSGLEGNKIPTNITEQVGLGSIVTIRHVETQGGYLHSHDHFYPAGSKQQQITLYPHLDSNNRWLIEPYNGTIYNDTFVPLINGMKIRLKHVNSGRRLHSHDEKPPVSERDWQKEVSCYGFEGFKGDGNDDWIVEIVQHRTKDPNGKVFMQALKTIFRLKHALTGNYLFSSEVKLPEWGFGQQEVSAAGQGRRPLTYWYIEQNENNILPKDQQIIINYPKLSLWEKIVESHKRMWKINSGLTDHHHWQSNPSEWPLLLRGINYWSKDYRQIYLLGNAVTWWATTACIATFIIYSIVTGLRWYLGKPVSTHKEVFNFNVETFSYVLGWGLHYLPFYIMGRQLFLHHYLPALYFGILALGHFFEIFTSYFTSRVRLLQQMALTITGAFVVVSIVFFINYSPLIYGTPWTKTACDLSKPFSTWDYDCKNFHMKLSDYSLSKINSVPQHASKSTPASTVVTEAKKTPVAKPKIAKSEQHIENPPKNAKDAPAKDQVEQLAPPEPKVETPKENKKREVPAAEDSETRNKEPRVAKGKAEVVRSEKDSNGKASITSFDQNESEEEVHSYEDRMEFANDIPPPLENLGELAKEKEEVKEKGKDFEKNNEKPIEQKSAEPKKDAKKQFQPKRPKDPGANKIHKDVRKAHAKAAEAKPAQAEPESQPKKDIKSEAQAQAQAPPQPQAAAPPKPDDEQIAI, from the exons ATGGAT ACACCTATTTTCAAAGAAGGTGTAGTTAGAGAATACTTGGTCACCGATACTACTCCCATCattgtaaagaaaagatcaTTTGCTAAACAGGACCTTATCTTTCTCGCACCATTGGTGGTTATTGGCTTGATTGTTAGATTATACCACTTGTCCAACCCAGATTCAGTTGTGTTTGACGAAGTCCATTTTGGTGGCTTTGCCAGAAAATACATTTTAGGGACTTTTTTTATGGATGTCCACCCACCATTGGCAAAGATGCTTTTCGCCTCAATTGCCTCCATTGGTGGCTTTAATGGAGATTTCGAGTTCAAGTCCATTGGTGACAAGTTTCCTGACACTACTCCCTATGTGTTtatgagacaatttccTGCATTATTGGGTGTAGGAACCGTTGTCTTGTGCTACTTGACATTACGTCAATCGGGTGTTCGTCCAATTATTGCATTTATCACTGCATTTTTGTTACTCATTGAAAACTCAAATGTGACAATTTCAAGATATATTCTTTTGGACTCTccattgttgttctttattGCTGCTTCAATCTATGCGTTTAAGAAATTCCAAGTGCAAGTGCCCTTCTCCATAGGATGGTTTAAAGCATTGGTTTCAACCGGTATTGCCTTGGGATTAGCATTGAGCTCAAAATGGGTTGGTCTCTTCACCCTTGCATGGGTGGGAATCTTGTGCATTTACCAACTTTGGTTCATTATTGGCGACTTGTCCGTATCGGCTAAAAAGATTTGGGCGCATTTCTTTCTTAGAGGTTTTGCCTTGCTTGGAATTCCAATCGTCTTGTACTTGGGATTCTTTGCCATTCACTTTCAATTATTATCCAAGGAAggtgatggtggtgctTTTATGAGCAGCGCATTCAGATCAGGTTTGGAAGGCAACAAGATTCCAACAAACATTACCGAGCAAGTTGGTTTGGGCTCCATAGTGACCATTCGTCATGTAGAAACTCAAGGTGGATACTTGCATTCGCATGACCATTTCTACCCAGCAGGCTctaagcaacaacaaattacATTGTATCCACACTTGGACTCAAACAATAGATGGTTGATTGAACCATATAATGGAACCATTTACAATGATACATTTGTTCCCTTGATCAATGGTATGAAGATTAGACTCAAGCACGTCAACTCTGGAAGAAGATTACACTCGCACGATGAAAAACCACCAGTTAGTGAACGCGACTGGCAAAAGGAAGTGTCTTGTTATGGTTTTGAAGGTTTCAAAGGCGACGGAAATGACGATTGgattgttgaaattgttcAACACAGAACCAAAGACCCTAATGGTAAAGTGTTTATGCAAGCATTGAAAACCATATTCCGTTTGAAACACGCATTGACTGGTAATTACTTGTTTTCAAGTGAAGTCAAATTGCCTGAATGGGGCTTTGGTCAACAAGAAGTTAGTGCAGCCGGCCAAGGTAGAAGACCATTGACTTATTGGtacattgaacaaaatgaaaacaatatCTTGCCTAAAGACCAACAAATAATCATTAATTACCCCAAATTATCATTATGGGAAAAGATTGTTGAGTCACACAAGAGAATGTGGAAGATCAATTCTGGCTTAACcgaccaccaccattggCAAAGTAATCCAAGCGAATGGCCATTGTTATTGAGAGGTATCAATTACTGGAGCAAGGATTACAGACAAATTTATCTCTTGGGTAACGCTGTTACATGGTGGGCCACTACCGCATGTATTGCTACTTTTATCATTTACTCCATAGTTACTGGATTGAGATGGTACTTGGGCAAACCAGTTTCGACTCACAAAGAGGTGTTCAACTTTAACGTTGAAACTTTTAGTTATGTTCTCGGATGGGGGTTGCACTACTTGCCATTTTACATCATGGGAAGgcaattgtttttgcatcATTATCTTCCAGCATTGTATTTTGGTATTCTTGCACTTGGCCATTTCTTTGAGATTTTCACTTCGTACTTTACATCGCGCGTGAGATTACTCCAACAAATGGCACTTACCATTACTGGTGCATTTGTTGTGGTTAGTATTGTGTTTTTTATCAATTACTCACCATTGATTTATGGAACTCCATGGACCAAGACCGCATGCGACTTATCCAAACCATTTTCAACATGGGACTACGACTGTAAGAATTTCCATATGAAATTGTCTGATTATTCATTGTCAAAAATCAACTCTGTACCTCAACATGCGTCGAAATCAACCCCTGCTTCAACCGTGGTGACTGAAGCCAAGAAAACTCCTGTTGCTAAACCCAAGATTGCCAAACTGGAGCAACATATTGAAAATCCTCCAAAAAATGCCAAAGATGCCCCTGCCAAGGATCAAGTGGAGCAATTGGCACCACCAGAACCAAAAGTTGAAACTCcaaaagagaacaaaaagcGTGAAGTTCCAGCCGCTGAGGATTCAGAAACACGCAACAAGGAGCCAAGAGTAGCCAAAGGTAAAGCAGAGGTTGTGAGATCGGAAAAAGATTCAAACGGAAAGGCTAGTATTACTTCGTTTGATCAAAATGAATCTGAGGAAGAAGTGCATAGCTATGAAGACAGAATGGAATTTGCAAATGATATCCCACCACCATTGGAGAATCTTGGCGAAttagcaaaagaaaaagaagaagtgaaGGAAAAGGGTAAAGATTTCGAGAAAAACAATGAGAAACCGATTGAACAAAAATCTGCTGAGCCAAAGAAAGATGCTAAAAAACAGTTTCAACCTAAAAGGCCAAAGGACCCAGGTGCAAATAAAATACACAAGGATGTAAGAAAAGCTCACGCTAAAGCAGCAGAGGCTAAGCCAGCACAAGCAGAACCTGAATCTCAACCAAAGAAGGATATCAAGTCAGaagcacaagcacaagcacaagcacCTCCACAACCTCAAGCAGCTGCACCTCCAAAGCCAGATGACGAGCAAATAGCTATTTAG
- the PUT4 gene encoding Proline-specific permease: protein MGEIKEPTFTVDVEKLAGNSEDSSTPSIGEGTVTNGTKIHYNDFHEKLDVEQYGQTQRKLNSRHVSLMIIGQSVGSALFIGVRSPLNTSGSLSFFLAFAVWAILVVYPLMTVVGVMCCYMPSKGSFFHYSARYVDPALGFASCIIYIYTAMMFVCLEATAVAQVIGYWTDINPGVWITIAIVLYALIGLVGVNFYGEIEFVTSILKVFLIVGLMMFSLISMCGGNPKHDAYGFQHWREGGLFREYLVPGPTGKFLAWWNSLLWAAFAAGGADNLALISSEVMHPRKNIALAAKRTYIRIYLFYIGGIFFLNCLISSINPKMVESLTNGTTGSAGSPWVIGIEQVGVKGLAALINACIMSSAFSCGNAFFYCSTRSIYSASIAGYLPRFFSKCLSNGAPINCVILTFAVSLLSYLNVSTTTGNVFNWFVNLSTTGLLCAYICMWWSYFQFKKAWEYQNGGNKMQKPQYEYYTGPKWLHPVFTYFGMTLTVLVLFFNGFWIFFPGQFSVANLFTSYFAPVFFICLFVFWKLLKKTHFRTRETADITSGKREIDEEEEADLEMEEQLKSENEKKGFVYTCGRKINAFCFE, encoded by the coding sequence ATGGGCGAGATCAAAGAGCCTACTTTTACAGTTGACGTGGAGAAACTTGCTGGTAATAGCGAAGACTCTAGCACACCATCTATAGGTGAAGGGACTGTTACTAATGGTACAAAAATCCATTACAATGATTTCCATGAGAAATTGGATGTCGAGCAATATGGACAAACGCAAAGAAAACTCAACTCGCGACATGTGAGTCTTATGATTATTGGCCAGTCTGTTGGCTCTGCATTGTTCATTGGTGTGAGGTCACCATTAAACACTAGTGGATCCTTATCATTCTTTTTGGCATTTGCCGTATGGGCCATATTGGTTGTATACCCATTGATGACCGTTGTTGGTGTAATGTGCTGCTATATGCCGCTGAAGGGCTCATTTTTCCACTATTCTGCCAGATACGTAGACCCAGCTTTGGGGTTTGCATCGTGcattatatacatatacacagCAAtgatgtttgtttgtttagaGGCCACGGCAGTAGCCCAAGTGATAGGCTACTGGACGGATATTAATCCCGGAGTATGGATCACAATTGCAATTGTCTTGTATGCATTGATTGGACTTGTTGGGGTGAATTTTTACGGCGAAATTGAATTTGTTACTTCAATCTTGAAAGTCTTTCTCATTGTGGGTTTAATGATGTTTTCATTGATCTCTATGTGTGGTGGCAATCCAAAACACGATGCATACGGGTTCCAGCATTGGCGAGAGGGTGGCTTATTCCGTGAATATTTGGTTCCTGGCCCCACAGGCAAATTCCTTGCTTGGTGGAACTCGCTATTATGGGCTGCGTTTGCTGCAGGGGGTGCTGATAACTTGGCACTTATTTCATCTGAGGTGATGCATCCTAGAAAGAATATTGCTTTGGCAGCGAAAAGAACATATATTAGAATCTACTTGTTTTACATTGGTGgtatcttctttttgaattGCTTGATTTCATCCATTAATCCCAAGATGGTTGAATCATTAACAAATGGAACCACGGGCTCTGCTGGCTCACCATGGGTTATTGGTATTGAACAAGTTGGTGTTAAGGGGCTTGCAGCATTGATCAATGCCTGTATAATGAGTTCTGCATTTTCGTGTGGTAATGCATTTTTCTACTGCTCTACCCGCTCCATCTATAGTGCGTCGATTGCTGGGTATCTACCAAGGTTCTTTAGCAAGTGCTTATCAAATGGTGCGCCAATCAATTGTGTCATTTTGACATTTGCAGTCTCGTTATTGTCCTACCTCAATGTTAGCACAACTACTGGTAATGTGTTTAATTGGTTTGTAAACTTGTCAACCACTGGTTTACTTTGTGcatatatttgtatgtgGTGGAGTTATTTCCAGTTTAAAAAGGCATGGGAGTATCAGAATGGTGGCAACAAGATGCAAAAGCCTCAATATGAGTACTATACTGGTCCCAAATGGTTGCACCCTGTGTTTACATATTTTGGTATGACATTAACAgttttggtgttgtttttcaatgGGTTTTGGATATTTTTCCCAGGACAGTTTTCGGTTGCAAACTTGTTCACTTCGTACTTTGCCCCGGTATTTTTCATATGTTTATTTGTGTTTtggaaattgttgaaaaagacgCACTTTAGAACCCGTGAGACTGCAGATATAACCTCTGGGAAGAGAGAAATtgatgaggaagaagaggcaGACTTGGAGATGGAAGAGCAGTTGAAgagtgaaaatgaaaagaagggATTTGTGTATACTTGTGGCCGCAAGATCaatgctttttgctttgaatAG
- the PUP3 gene encoding proteasome core particle subunit beta 3 (MEROPS:MER0001710), translating into METFQFSPHTFMALTGLATDVTTVSELFKFKTNLYKLREEHYIEPSTLANLVSSSLYERRFGPWFVSPIVAGLEKVKGSKNGEVKPFICGFDSIGCIDYSHDFIVSGTATDQLYGMCEGLYEPNLEPEELFETISQCLLNAVDRDALSGWGCVVHIITKDKVIKRTLKTRQD; encoded by the exons aTGGAG actTTTCAATTCCTGCCTCATACGTTTATGGCATTAACCGGGCTTGCAACGGATGTCACAACTGTGCTGGagcttttcaaattcaagaCCAATTTGTATAAATTGCGCGAGGAGCACTATATAGAACCACTGACTTTGGCCAATTTGGTATCATCGCTGCTTTACGAACGTCGATTTGGTCCATGGTTTGTGAGTCCCATTGTTGCTGGATTGGAGAAAGTTAAAGGAAGTAAAAATGGAGAGGTGAAGCCGTTTATTTGTGGGTTCGATTCGATTGGATGTATTGATTATTCACATGACTTTATTGTTTCCGGTACAGCAACCGATCAATTGTATGGTATGTGTGAAGGTCTATATGAACCAAACTTGGAGCCAGAAGAGTTGTTTGAAACAATTAGTCAGTGTTTGTTGAATGCAGTTGATAGAGATGCATTGAGTGGGTGGGGATGTGTGGTACATATCATTACCAAGGATAAGGTCATTAAGAGaactttgaaaacaagGCAGGATTAG